A single genomic interval of Arachis duranensis cultivar V14167 chromosome 7, aradu.V14167.gnm2.J7QH, whole genome shotgun sequence harbors:
- the LOC107459426 gene encoding uncharacterized protein LOC107459426: MASSSSSSGTILSSIGVDVGVLCSFGFVLFHSLPLQNQWKCIIVLLFIWKLTLKLMHILSILKTFVVNMTESLPKGDPGSFVIPCTIGDTTMQMPLCDLGASINLMPLLLIRRLQIDEVKPTFICLQLADRSIRYPFGVVENLLVKVGSFIFPADFVILDIKEDKNPSIILGRPFLATGRALIDVQKGEVTLRVNEEEIVLNVLEALRHPDDPEGCMRIDIVEPLVEEVFETDKLEDALESSPKDTWLEIDGSAHQREKLCTPSSEEGPPKLDLKSLPPSLKYIFLGDKDTYPVIIIPP, translated from the exons ATGGCATCTTCGTCCTCCAGTAGTGGCACCATTTTGTCTAG CATTGGCGTTGACGTTGGTGTCCTTTGCAGCTTCGGCTTTGTCCTCTTTCACTCATTGCCATTGCAAAATCAATGGAAATGTATAATCGTCCTCTTATTCATTTGGAAACTGACACTAAAGCTAATGCACATATTGTCTATTTTGAAGACATTTGTTGTTAATATGACTGAGAGTTTGCCTAA AGGG GATCCCGGGAGTTTTGTGATTCCTTGTACCATTGGAGACACCACTATGCAGATGCCTttgtgtgatcttggagctagcatcaaccTTATgccattattattgataaggaGGCTCCAAATTGATGAAGTAAAGCCTACCTTTAtctgtctccaacttgctgaccGTTCTATCAGGTACCCCTTTGGAGTGGTGGAGAATCTACTTGTGAAAGTAGGGTCTTTTATCTTCCCTGCTGACTTTGTGATATTGGATATAAAAGAGGACAAGAATccatccatcatccttggaagacccttcttaGCCACAGGAAGAGCCCTTATAGATGTTCAGAAGGGTGAAGTAACTCTAAGGGTCAATGAAGAGGAGATTGTGCTAAATGTTTTAGAGGCTTTGCGACATCCTGATGATCCTGAAGGATGTATGAGAATTGATATCGTTGAACCTCTAGTTGAAGAAGTGTTTGAAACTGACAAGCTTGAAGATGCTCTAGAGTCCTCCCCTAAAGACActtggcttgaaattgatgGATCAGCACATCAAAGGGAGAAGCTTTGCACACCTAGTAGTGAGGAAGGACCTCCTAAGCTCGATTTGAAGTCTTTGCCTCCATCCTTGAAGTATATATTCCTAGGTGACAAAGACACTTATCCAGTAATCATAATTCCTCCCTGA
- the LOC107459771 gene encoding gibberellin 2-beta-dioxygenase 1 produces MQYSYMRNCSNNRAATFSPPVVTIPIVDLSKPDAQALIVKACEDFGFFKVINHGIPMDAISLLEEEATKFFSLPLSDKEKVGLANPFGYGNKRLGYNGDVGWIEYLLLKTNSQHSNTLTLPSDQNSEQFRCALNEYMQAMRKMACEVLELMAEGLKIEERNVLSKLVMDEQSDSAFRVNHYPASNGGGGGDESKNKNKNNTTNMVGFGEHTDPQIISLLRSNNTSGLQIDVGDGNWIPVPPDHSSFFVNVGDSLQVMTNGRFKSVRHRVIVDNGYKSRLSMIYFVGPPLSEKIAPLPSLMLGKESLYKEFTWFEYKNAAYSTRLATNRLIPYEKIAAS; encoded by the exons atgcaatACTCGTACATGAGAAACTGTAGCAATAACAGAGCAGCCACATTCTCACCGCCGGTGGTGACCATTCCCATAGTGGACCTTTCAAAACCCGATGCACAGGCCCTCATAGTGAAGGCCTGTGAAGACTTCGGGTTTTTCAAAGTCATAAACCACGGCATCCCGATGGACGCCATTTCCCTCCTCGAAGAGGAGGCTACCAAATTCTTCTCCTTGCCGCTGAGCGACAAGGAGAAGGTCGGCCTTGCCAACCCCTTCGGGTACGGCAACAAGCGCCTCGGTTACAACGGCGACGTCGGTTGGATCGAGTACCTTCTCCTTAAAACCAATTCACAACACTCCAACACTCTCACACTACCTTCTGATCAAAACTCAGAGCAATTCAG GTGTGCTTTGAACGAGTACATGCAAGCGATGAGGAAGATGGCGTGCGAGGTTCTTGAGTTAATGGCGGAAGGGCTGAAGATTGAGGAACGAAACGTGCTGAGCAAGCTTGTGATGGATGAGCAGAGTGACTCTGCTTTCAGGGTGAACCACTACCCTGCTTCCAATGGCGGAGGTGGTGGTGATGAgagcaagaacaagaacaagaacaacacCACTAACATGGTTGGTTTTGGAGAGCACACTGACCCACAAATAATTTCTCTTCTGAGATCCAATAACACCTCTGGCCTTCAGATTGATGTTGGTGATGGAAACTGGATTCCTGTTCCTCCTGATCACAGTTCCTTCTTTGTCAATGTTGGTGATTCACTTCAG GTTATGACGAATGGACGGTTCAAGAGTGTGCGGCACAGAGTGATAGTGGACAACGGTTACAAATCAAGGCTATCAATGATTTACTTTGTTGGTCCACCATTGAGTGAGAAGATTGCACCATTGCCTTCCCTCATGCTTGGAAAGGAAAGCTTATACAAAGAGTTCACTTGGTTTGAATACAAGAACGCTGCCTACTCTACAAGATTGGCTACCAATAGGCTCATACCCTATGAGAAGATTGCTGCCTCTTAA